Proteins co-encoded in one Flavobacterium fluviale genomic window:
- a CDS encoding response regulator: protein MDSNFKRNLLISSSVSLLILMISSTASFLSIKNLLDSNTWVNHTQDVIYNLNNASSILTDAQTSMRGYLITGNRDFLQEHYNAEKESAAYFEKLDELTIDNPSQQKRLSELKPLRSNFFKYLHNQVVKKQLGGKDLTFDLEEGKKMMDELRSKFKSIENNEQILLKERIANSEKYGNYSFVLIIVAFIIAMIITVVFFARILRDHNERALLQKELQRKDIETAERLEVISGIATQISKGNYDVQIDDRKSDTLGALGASIHNMKDSLKDSFDLLSQKEWLQSGVASLNDKMLGEKTIQKLSKDVIEFLCQYTNSSAGVLYVIDGEELTVTGGYSYIPSKNRERIKKGEGLIGQAIVSGKMLELKSLSSEDIQINYALGEIKPTHIVAVPLLDFKVEGAVELASIYGFSELQLEFLNVVANNIGIALKATQNRKRVMELLEETKSQSEELQIQHSELEAINAELEAQTEKLQASEEELRVQQEELEQTNEELSERSVLLEEKNTEIQKKSEALELTTRYKSEFLANMSHELRTPLNSILLLSRLLSENNNKNMNNEEIEFAKVIQSSGNSLLGLIDEILDLSKIEAGKMDLEFLDVSTKEITDNLYNLFYLVAKEKGINFEIITKDAPIVIKTDKMRLEQILKNLISNAIKFTEKGTVSLEIKVNSDDDKIICFIVKDTGIGIPLEKQPLIFEAFQQADGSTKRKYGGTGLGLSISRELAKLLRGEITLNSKVNDGSTFTLCLPVLGIAISKISVNKILETEVIEEETEETEVRPKYISEVIPAEIEDDRDSIVEGDKVILIVEDDINFAKSLLAFTQKKGYKGVVAVRGDYALNFALIYRPIGILLDIELPIKSGWEVLEELKNHSHTKHISVHIMSSHKLKQESLLKGAVDFLDKPVAFDRIPEVFMRIEHIINNESQKVLIIEDNPQHAKALAYFLETYNINSEIKSDVSEGLTVLNQNDVDCVILDMGIPDKQAYEILDGVKKNPGLENLPVIVFTGKSLSIKEELKIRKYADSIIVKTAHSYQRMLDEVSLFLHLVESKKKEGNDKKESTKKLNSLNNILFEKKVLIVDDDVRNIYSLSKALEAFRMTVITAFDGKEAIKILEENPDTDVVLLDMMMPNMDGYETAEKIRSNPKFLNLAVIAVTAKAMTGDREKCIKAGASDYITKPVDVDQLLSLLRVWLYDKI from the coding sequence ATGGACAGTAATTTTAAAAGAAATTTACTAATCAGTTCCTCGGTTTCCCTGCTGATATTAATGATTAGTTCGACTGCATCTTTTTTAAGTATTAAAAATCTTCTTGACAGTAATACCTGGGTCAACCATACACAGGATGTTATTTATAATTTGAATAACGCTTCATCTATTCTTACCGATGCGCAGACTAGTATGCGCGGTTATTTAATAACTGGAAACAGAGATTTCCTTCAGGAACATTATAACGCCGAAAAAGAGTCTGCTGCTTATTTTGAAAAGCTTGATGAGTTAACAATAGACAATCCTTCGCAGCAAAAAAGACTTAGTGAGTTAAAACCGCTGCGTTCTAATTTTTTCAAATATCTTCATAACCAAGTTGTAAAAAAACAACTGGGAGGAAAAGATCTTACTTTTGATCTTGAAGAAGGTAAAAAGATGATGGATGAACTTCGCTCTAAATTCAAAAGTATTGAGAACAACGAGCAGATTCTTTTGAAAGAACGTATTGCAAATTCTGAAAAATATGGTAATTATAGTTTTGTCTTAATTATCGTCGCATTTATAATTGCAATGATTATAACAGTTGTCTTTTTTGCCAGAATCTTACGTGATCATAATGAGCGTGCATTACTGCAAAAAGAATTACAGCGTAAAGATATTGAAACAGCCGAGCGCTTGGAAGTAATCAGCGGCATCGCAACACAGATTTCAAAAGGAAATTATGATGTTCAGATCGATGATCGAAAATCGGATACCTTGGGGGCTTTGGGAGCTTCGATTCACAATATGAAAGATTCACTAAAAGATTCTTTCGATTTATTGTCTCAAAAAGAATGGCTGCAATCTGGTGTCGCTTCTTTAAATGATAAAATGCTGGGCGAAAAAACGATTCAGAAATTATCAAAAGATGTAATCGAATTTTTGTGCCAGTACACCAATAGCAGCGCGGGAGTTTTATATGTTATTGATGGTGAAGAATTAACAGTTACTGGCGGTTACAGCTATATTCCGAGTAAAAATCGTGAAAGAATTAAAAAAGGAGAAGGACTAATTGGTCAGGCAATTGTTTCGGGCAAAATGCTGGAATTAAAATCATTGTCTTCAGAAGATATTCAGATCAACTATGCTTTGGGAGAAATCAAGCCGACGCATATTGTAGCAGTTCCGTTGTTGGATTTCAAAGTAGAAGGCGCTGTAGAATTAGCCAGCATTTATGGATTTTCTGAATTACAATTAGAATTTTTAAATGTAGTTGCCAATAATATCGGAATTGCCTTAAAAGCAACTCAGAACCGTAAAAGAGTAATGGAACTCTTAGAAGAAACCAAATCGCAGTCTGAAGAACTTCAAATTCAGCATAGCGAATTGGAAGCAATCAATGCCGAATTAGAAGCGCAGACTGAAAAATTACAAGCCTCTGAAGAAGAGCTTCGTGTACAGCAGGAAGAATTAGAACAAACCAATGAAGAACTGTCTGAAAGAAGTGTTTTATTAGAAGAAAAAAATACAGAAATTCAGAAAAAATCTGAAGCTTTAGAACTAACAACTCGTTACAAATCAGAGTTTTTGGCGAATATGTCGCACGAATTAAGAACTCCGTTAAATTCGATCTTATTGTTGAGCCGTTTATTGTCTGAAAACAATAACAAAAACATGAACAATGAAGAAATTGAATTTGCAAAAGTAATTCAGAGTTCAGGAAACAGCTTATTAGGATTAATCGATGAAATTCTGGATTTGTCTAAAATTGAGGCTGGTAAAATGGACTTGGAATTCTTGGATGTTTCTACTAAAGAAATCACAGACAACCTTTATAATTTATTTTATCTTGTTGCCAAAGAGAAAGGTATCAATTTTGAGATCATAACGAAAGACGCGCCAATTGTCATTAAAACAGACAAAATGCGTCTGGAACAAATTCTGAAAAACTTGATTTCAAACGCTATTAAATTTACCGAAAAAGGTACAGTAAGCCTTGAAATTAAGGTAAATAGTGATGATGATAAAATTATCTGTTTTATCGTAAAAGATACCGGAATTGGTATTCCGTTAGAAAAACAGCCATTAATATTCGAAGCATTCCAGCAAGCCGATGGTTCAACTAAACGTAAATACGGAGGAACAGGTTTAGGATTGTCAATCAGTCGAGAATTAGCTAAACTTTTGAGAGGAGAAATTACCCTTAATAGTAAAGTAAATGATGGAAGTACGTTTACATTATGTCTTCCAGTATTAGGTATTGCCATTAGTAAAATTTCGGTAAATAAAATACTAGAAACAGAAGTAATAGAAGAAGAAACAGAAGAAACAGAGGTAAGACCAAAATATATCAGCGAAGTTATTCCTGCTGAAATCGAAGACGACCGTGATTCTATAGTTGAAGGCGATAAAGTGATTTTGATCGTAGAAGACGATATTAATTTTGCAAAATCACTATTGGCTTTTACACAGAAAAAAGGATATAAAGGAGTTGTTGCGGTAAGAGGAGATTACGCTTTAAATTTCGCCTTAATTTACAGACCAATTGGAATTTTATTGGATATTGAACTTCCAATTAAAAGCGGCTGGGAAGTTTTAGAAGAATTGAAGAATCATTCTCATACCAAACATATTTCGGTGCACATTATGTCTTCTCATAAATTAAAACAAGAAAGTCTGTTAAAAGGAGCTGTGGATTTCTTAGACAAACCAGTTGCTTTTGATAGAATTCCAGAAGTATTTATGCGCATTGAACATATCATCAATAATGAATCTCAAAAAGTTTTAATTATTGAAGATAACCCGCAGCACGCCAAAGCACTTGCTTATTTCTTAGAAACGTACAATATCAATTCTGAAATTAAGAGTGATGTTTCAGAAGGATTGACTGTTTTAAACCAAAACGACGTAGACTGCGTAATTCTAGATATGGGAATTCCAGATAAACAAGCTTATGAAATTCTAGACGGAGTGAAGAAAAATCCAGGTTTAGAGAATCTTCCGGTGATCGTATTTACAGGAAAAAGTTTGTCTATTAAAGAAGAACTGAAAATTAGAAAATATGCCGATTCTATTATTGTAAAAACTGCTCATTCATATCAGAGAATGCTTGATGAGGTTTCACTTTTCCTTCATTTAGTAGAAAGCAAGAAAAAAGAAGGAAATGACAAAAAAGAAAGCACTAAAAAACTGAATTCATTAAACAATATTTTATTTGAAAAGAAAGTATTAATTGTTGATGATGATGTTCGTAATATTTATTCGCTTTCTAAAGCTCTAGAAGCTTTTAGAATGACTGTTATTACGGCTTTTGATGGAAAAGAAGCTATTAAGATTTTAGAAGAGAATCCAGATACAGATGTAGTATTGTTAGATATGATGATGCCAAATATGGACGGGTATGAAACAGCAGAAAAGATAAGAAGTAATCCTAAATTTCTTAACTTAGCAGTAATTGCTGTAACTGCCAAAGCTATGACCGGCGACAGAGAAAAATGTATCAAAGCAGGTGCTTCAGATTACATTACAAAACCTGTCGATGTAGATCAGCTGTTATCGTTATTGCGAGTTTGGTTATACGATAAAATCTAA
- a CDS encoding response regulator: MEKKKVLIVDDDSRNIFALVNTLKAKSFECLSCLSAEEALRILAGDSSIDAVLMDMMMPEMDGYEAIPLIKAIPSQESTFVVAVTAQAMAGDREKCIEAGADAYISKPVDVDKLLQILGEI, encoded by the coding sequence ATGGAAAAGAAAAAAGTATTGATTGTAGATGACGATTCTAGAAATATTTTTGCTTTAGTAAATACTTTAAAGGCAAAATCTTTTGAATGTTTGTCTTGTTTAAGTGCTGAAGAAGCTTTAAGGATATTAGCAGGAGACAGTTCAATAGATGCTGTTTTAATGGATATGATGATGCCGGAAATGGATGGTTATGAAGCAATTCCGCTTATAAAAGCAATTCCGTCACAAGAATCTACTTTTGTAGTTGCCGTAACCGCACAGGCTATGGCAGGAGATCGAGAAAAATGTATAGAGGCCGGAGCAGATGCTTATATCTCAAAACCCGTAGATGTTGATAAATTATTGCAGATCTTGGGTGAAATTTAA
- a CDS encoding CheR family methyltransferase gives MIEDIELETLINEIYEYYGFDFGSYSRASLKRRVNRVFYLDGFKHFHEFLSKVRRDPEYCKRMIDEITVNVTEMFRDPSFYMTLRKEILPLLGTKPFIRIWHAGCSTGEEVYSMAIMLKEAGLLHKSILYATDINTTVLETAKSGIFPLRMIKDYADNYRDSGGQEDFSDYYIANYGFAKFNENLSEKMVFSQHNLVSDTSFNEFDLILCRNVLIYFDNNLQKRVINLFDDSLAPLGFLALGTKETIKYSISQTKYKQFDKEKIWRKIK, from the coding sequence ATGATTGAAGATATTGAATTAGAAACTCTTATAAATGAAATTTACGAATATTATGGTTTTGATTTTGGAAGTTATTCCAGAGCCTCACTTAAAAGACGCGTAAACAGGGTTTTTTATTTGGATGGCTTTAAACATTTTCATGAGTTCTTGTCAAAAGTTCGAAGAGATCCAGAATATTGCAAAAGAATGATCGATGAAATAACGGTTAACGTAACAGAAATGTTTCGTGATCCGTCTTTTTATATGACACTTCGAAAAGAGATTCTTCCGTTATTGGGAACAAAACCCTTTATACGCATATGGCATGCAGGCTGTTCTACAGGCGAAGAAGTATATTCTATGGCTATTATGTTGAAAGAAGCAGGATTACTGCATAAATCGATATTGTACGCAACAGACATTAATACAACGGTTTTAGAAACGGCAAAAAGCGGTATTTTTCCGTTGCGAATGATAAAAGATTATGCCGATAATTACAGAGATTCTGGCGGACAAGAGGATTTCTCAGATTATTATATCGCCAATTATGGTTTTGCGAAGTTTAATGAAAACCTTTCTGAAAAAATGGTTTTCTCTCAGCATAATTTGGTTTCAGACACTTCGTTTAATGAATTTGACCTTATTTTATGCCGTAATGTTTTAATTTATTTTGATAATAATCTGCAGAAAAGAGTTATAAATCTTTTTGATGACAGTCTTGCTCCATTAGGTTTTCTGGCACTCGGGACAAAAGAAACAATCAAATATTCTATTTCTCAAACCAAATACAAACAATTTGATAAAGAGAAAATATGGAGAAAAATAAAATAA
- a CDS encoding chemotaxis protein CheB, producing the protein MEKNKIINHCKVVIIGGSAGSLQALLQILPFIESPISFAIVIVVHRKNTDEQTLEDLIALRSNIKVKIVEDKVKLQTGFIFIAPSNYHLLFEKDETLSLDTSEKINYSRPSIDVSFESAAEIFGPELIGILLSGSNSDGTLGLKAIQAAGGLIVVQNPLSAEMSFMPNNAILHTTPDFILKTEEILELIKEINQI; encoded by the coding sequence ATGGAGAAAAATAAAATAATAAATCATTGTAAAGTAGTTATTATTGGAGGTTCAGCAGGAAGTCTGCAGGCATTATTGCAGATTTTGCCTTTTATAGAAAGTCCAATATCCTTTGCAATTGTAATTGTAGTTCACAGAAAAAATACAGATGAACAAACCTTAGAAGATTTAATTGCTCTAAGATCAAATATAAAAGTAAAAATAGTTGAAGATAAGGTAAAACTGCAGACAGGATTCATATTCATTGCACCTTCAAATTACCATTTGCTGTTTGAAAAAGACGAAACATTATCTTTAGATACTTCAGAAAAAATAAATTACAGCAGGCCAAGTATTGATGTGTCTTTTGAATCGGCAGCTGAAATATTCGGACCAGAACTGATTGGAATATTACTTTCCGGCTCTAATTCTGATGGAACTCTTGGTTTAAAAGCAATTCAGGCAGCTGGTGGATTAATTGTAGTTCAAAATCCGCTTTCGGCAGAAATGTCTTTTATGCCTAATAATGCGATTTTACATACCACTCCAGATTTTATTTTGAAAACAGAAGAAATTCTTGAATTGATAAAAGAAATAAACCAAATTTAA
- a CDS encoding porin family protein, whose amino-acid sequence MKKGLLLLFMLLCMSPARSQVLISLIFGDKLNSPFLEFGLEGGINLSDISDLNSSGMNAGFNLGFYFDIRSKQNPAWMINTGVIVKSPMGARHIPVYSLDDVNLDNTFAGGSVNREIRYFNVPILIKYQFKNRIYLKTGPQLGLLASAFDEFTNEINENDVTYKKKIRDQIRVIDAGIAFGTGYHMNVGNGLNITIQYYYGLVPVMKGDGPNVYNRSLYLTAGIPIGKGKAAQRRAEKDAEMNKVILPEDQD is encoded by the coding sequence ATGAAAAAAGGTTTATTATTACTTTTCATGCTTTTGTGCATGTCTCCCGCAAGATCACAAGTTTTAATTTCCTTGATTTTTGGAGATAAACTGAATTCGCCTTTTTTAGAATTTGGTCTTGAAGGCGGTATTAATCTTTCTGATATTTCTGACCTTAATAGTTCAGGAATGAATGCTGGTTTTAATCTTGGTTTTTATTTTGATATCAGATCAAAGCAAAATCCAGCGTGGATGATTAATACTGGTGTAATAGTAAAATCGCCGATGGGCGCAAGACATATTCCAGTTTATTCTTTAGATGATGTAAACTTGGACAATACTTTTGCAGGCGGAAGTGTCAATCGGGAAATACGGTATTTTAATGTTCCAATTTTAATTAAATACCAATTTAAAAATAGAATTTATCTCAAAACCGGACCTCAATTAGGACTTCTCGCCTCAGCATTTGATGAGTTTACCAACGAGATTAATGAAAACGATGTTACTTATAAAAAGAAAATCAGGGATCAAATTCGTGTTATAGATGCTGGGATCGCTTTTGGAACCGGCTATCATATGAATGTCGGCAACGGATTAAATATAACCATTCAATACTATTATGGATTAGTTCCTGTCATGAAAGGAGACGGCCCAAATGTCTACAACAGATCTTTATATCTGACAGCAGGAATCCCTATTGGAAAAGGAAAAGCCGCACAAAGACGCGCTGAGAAAGATGCTGAAATGAATAAAGTTATCCTGCCGGAAGACCAAGATTAA
- a CDS encoding DUF6660 family protein, whose product MKWIAILMSIYLMALSNMPCADMEVNSAMHKTAQFSSEDNHSHDKDNDLCSPFCACNCCGAQVLSYQSAVSFEFPAACSIISIPLPNYRSVFASNFYGSIWQPPQIA is encoded by the coding sequence ATGAAATGGATAGCAATTCTAATGTCAATTTATTTGATGGCACTTTCAAATATGCCTTGTGCAGATATGGAAGTGAACAGCGCTATGCATAAAACAGCCCAATTTTCATCTGAGGATAATCATTCGCACGACAAAGACAACGATTTATGTTCTCCTTTTTGTGCCTGCAACTGCTGCGGTGCACAAGTTTTAAGCTATCAATCTGCTGTAAGTTTTGAATTTCCTGCTGCGTGCAGTATTATTTCTATTCCTTTACCCAATTATCGATCTGTTTTTGCTTCTAATTTCTATGGAAGCATATGGCAGCCCCCTCAAATAGCATAA
- a CDS encoding efflux RND transporter permease subunit, with the protein MLDKIIQFSIRNKFVILLFTLVLIAWGSYSLKKLPLDALPDVTNNQVQIITTAPTLASQEVEQLITYPLERAVKTVPDIIELRSISRFGLSVVTVVFEDDVDIYWAREQIFQRLKQAEENIPDYVDTPELAPITTGLGEIYQYDVYAKKGYENKYSAVELRTIQDWIIIPQLQGIRGVADVSTWGGKLKQYEIAVNPNMLNSLGVTITEIFEALEKNNQNTGGAYIEKDQYTYFIRGVGMAKGVKDLENVVVKNRNGSPVLVRNVAQVREGVALRYGASTKDGKGEIVSGLVLMLKGENSSAVVSRIHDKMAQINKSLPEGVVAEAFIDRGKLVDNSIKTVAKNLLEGALIVIFVLILFLGNLRAGLIVASVIPLAMLFAVILMNAFGVSGNLMSLGAIDFGIIVDGAVIIVEATMHHLQKIKNKKELTQEEMDDEVYNSASKIRNSAAFGEIIILIVYLPILALIGTEGKMFKPMAMTVSFAIIGAFILSLTYIPMMSALFLSKKTDHKTNFSDRMIAWLENRYTPLLNKALKFKKVVLTTAVALFALAFIIFQNMGGEFIPTIEEGDLAINATIMTGSSLTQMVETATKYEQLLKAKFPEIKTIVTKIGSGEIPTDPMPIESGDLIIVLKDKREWRSKYRNWEKLANAMKEEMEVIPGANIEISQPIQMRFNELMTGSRSDIAIKIFGDDLDILDAKAAELISKIKSIDGIGDLKADKVTGLPQITVKYDYDKIALYGLNISDINQIIRSSFAGESAGKIYDESKRFDVVVRMDENNRADITDVSNLFIPLPNSQQVPLSQVASVEYEQGPVQVIREDGKRRITVGLNVRGRDIKSVVEEIQAKLDQNFKLPVGYYVTYGGQFENLIEATQRLSVALPIALGLILVLLYFTFKSIKQALLIFTAIPLAAIGGVFALSLRGMPFSISAGIGFIALFGIAVLNGIVLISYFNQLKSEGILEPLQRVLIGTKTRLRPVLMTAAVASLGFLPMALSTSGGAEVQKPLATVVIGGLFSATLLTLIVLPILYLMLEKFNRNKELEN; encoded by the coding sequence ATGCTAGATAAAATCATTCAATTTAGTATACGAAACAAATTCGTAATACTATTATTTACCCTTGTTTTAATAGCTTGGGGAAGCTATTCGCTCAAAAAATTACCGCTCGATGCTTTGCCGGATGTAACCAATAATCAAGTTCAGATTATTACAACAGCTCCAACTTTGGCAAGTCAGGAAGTAGAGCAGTTAATTACCTATCCGTTAGAGCGGGCGGTCAAAACAGTTCCAGATATTATCGAACTCCGCAGTATTTCCCGTTTCGGATTATCTGTTGTAACGGTTGTTTTTGAAGACGATGTTGATATTTACTGGGCTCGCGAACAAATTTTCCAGCGTTTAAAACAAGCCGAAGAAAACATTCCAGATTATGTTGATACTCCCGAATTAGCGCCTATTACAACTGGTCTAGGCGAAATTTACCAATATGATGTTTACGCCAAAAAAGGTTACGAAAACAAATACAGCGCAGTCGAATTACGAACTATTCAGGATTGGATTATCATTCCGCAATTGCAGGGAATTCGTGGTGTTGCCGATGTAAGTACCTGGGGCGGAAAACTGAAACAATACGAAATTGCAGTTAATCCTAACATGCTGAATAGTTTAGGCGTTACAATTACCGAAATTTTTGAAGCCCTAGAAAAAAACAATCAAAATACAGGAGGCGCTTATATTGAAAAGGATCAATATACTTATTTCATCCGCGGTGTAGGAATGGCAAAAGGTGTAAAAGACCTTGAAAATGTAGTAGTGAAAAACCGTAACGGTTCGCCAGTATTGGTGCGCAATGTGGCGCAGGTTCGCGAAGGTGTTGCTTTGCGTTACGGCGCATCTACCAAAGACGGAAAAGGCGAAATCGTTTCGGGTTTGGTATTAATGCTGAAAGGAGAAAACTCAAGCGCAGTTGTCAGCCGCATTCACGACAAAATGGCTCAAATTAACAAAAGTCTTCCCGAAGGAGTTGTTGCAGAAGCCTTTATTGACAGAGGAAAACTCGTTGACAATTCCATAAAAACGGTCGCAAAGAATTTACTAGAAGGTGCTTTAATTGTAATTTTTGTACTGATTTTATTTCTAGGAAATCTTCGCGCAGGGCTTATAGTGGCATCTGTTATTCCGCTGGCAATGTTATTTGCGGTGATTTTAATGAATGCCTTTGGCGTAAGCGGGAATTTAATGAGTTTGGGGGCAATAGATTTCGGAATCATTGTCGATGGTGCCGTTATTATTGTCGAAGCAACCATGCATCATCTTCAGAAAATCAAAAATAAAAAAGAATTGACGCAGGAAGAAATGGATGATGAAGTGTATAATTCGGCTTCAAAAATCAGGAATAGCGCAGCTTTTGGAGAAATCATTATTTTGATCGTTTATCTGCCCATTTTAGCCTTGATTGGAACGGAAGGAAAGATGTTTAAACCAATGGCAATGACGGTTAGTTTTGCTATTATTGGAGCTTTTATTCTTTCCCTGACCTACATTCCGATGATGAGTGCTTTATTTCTATCCAAAAAAACAGACCACAAAACCAATTTTAGTGATAGAATGATTGCATGGCTCGAAAATCGTTATACGCCTTTGCTTAATAAAGCTTTAAAATTTAAAAAAGTGGTCCTGACAACCGCAGTGGCATTATTTGCTTTAGCATTTATTATTTTCCAAAATATGGGAGGCGAATTTATCCCGACAATTGAAGAAGGAGATCTGGCTATAAATGCCACGATTATGACCGGAAGTTCGCTTACGCAGATGGTCGAAACTGCTACCAAATACGAACAACTGCTAAAGGCAAAATTTCCTGAAATAAAAACGATCGTAACAAAAATAGGAAGCGGCGAAATCCCAACCGACCCAATGCCCATTGAAAGCGGTGATTTAATTATTGTTTTGAAAGACAAAAGAGAATGGAGAAGCAAATACCGCAATTGGGAAAAATTGGCAAATGCCATGAAGGAAGAGATGGAAGTGATTCCGGGAGCTAATATTGAAATTTCTCAGCCCATTCAGATGCGTTTTAACGAATTAATGACTGGAAGCCGATCTGATATTGCCATCAAGATTTTTGGTGACGATTTAGACATTCTAGACGCGAAAGCAGCAGAATTAATTTCGAAAATAAAAAGCATTGACGGGATCGGTGATTTAAAGGCCGATAAAGTTACCGGACTGCCTCAGATTACGGTTAAATACGATTATGATAAGATTGCACTTTACGGACTCAATATTTCAGATATCAATCAAATCATCCGTTCGTCTTTTGCCGGAGAAAGTGCTGGAAAAATCTACGACGAAAGCAAAAGATTTGATGTAGTGGTGAGAATGGATGAAAACAACCGCGCCGATATTACAGATGTCAGCAATTTGTTTATTCCGCTTCCAAACAGCCAGCAGGTACCGCTTTCTCAAGTCGCTTCTGTTGAATACGAACAAGGCCCTGTGCAGGTCATCCGCGAAGACGGAAAAAGAAGAATTACCGTTGGCTTAAATGTTCGCGGAAGAGATATTAAAAGTGTGGTTGAAGAAATTCAGGCAAAACTCGATCAAAACTTTAAGCTTCCGGTGGGATATTATGTAACCTATGGCGGGCAGTTTGAGAATTTAATCGAAGCGACACAAAGGCTTTCTGTTGCTTTGCCAATTGCTTTAGGGCTGATTTTGGTGTTGCTTTACTTCACATTCAAAAGTATCAAACAAGCTCTTTTAATTTTTACCGCAATTCCGTTAGCTGCGATCGGAGGTGTTTTTGCGCTTTCGCTGAGAGGAATGCCTTTTAGTATTTCGGCAGGAATTGGTTTTATTGCCCTGTTCGGAATCGCAGTTTTAAACGGAATCGTATTGATTTCATATTTCAATCAATTAAAATCAGAGGGAATTTTAGAGCCGCTTCAAAGAGTTTTAATCGGAACCAAAACCAGATTACGTCCCGTTTTAATGACGGCTGCAGTAGCTTCTTTAGGATTTCTGCCAATGGCATTATCAACAAGCGGCGGGGCAGAGGTGCAGAAACCTTTGGCAACCGTGGTAATCGGAGGATTATTCTCAGCAACATTATTGACATTAATCGTTTTACCGATTTTGTACTTAATGCTGGAGAAGTTTAATCGTAATAAGGAATTAGAGAATTAG
- a CDS encoding TolC family protein: MKKLLYNLIKMTFANFAHPLRTLRLIAFLLASTLISAQTKISLEKAIELAKSNNIDLKIADKEIEKQTVLKKTAFQPDPLQVQYQGGQFNSVDFDHNFSVQQFFPLGNITKANRQLQEELAKLAEKRKALSSYEVEKAVTLAYYQYLYGVSVQKLNSELNEIYTKFLKNAELRFKTGESGNIEVISAKAKVKEIETQKAQLEYDLVMYQKQLQFFIQTNENIIPDENTALQYTFIENQETSHAELLMTDFYQQQISVYQKEAGTFKALRTPKVGLGYFAQTINTESLFQGFTAGLQIPLFGGVNTTKAKAAAINISQSQMALDKNKMILNLQKEELQNNFLKQQKNVAYYQNEGLQYANQIIDTAQKSYANGDMSYWSYISFLNQAIDIKKQFAEATHSYNQSAIELQFPTIKNN; this comes from the coding sequence ATGAAAAAACTACTATACAATCTAATAAAAATGACCTTTGCCAACTTCGCGCATCCTTTGCGAACTTTGCGGTTAATTGCATTCCTATTAGCAAGCACGCTGATATCAGCTCAAACCAAAATATCTTTAGAAAAAGCTATAGAACTCGCCAAATCAAACAACATCGACTTAAAAATTGCTGATAAAGAAATTGAAAAACAAACCGTTTTAAAGAAAACGGCTTTTCAGCCAGATCCGTTACAAGTGCAATATCAAGGAGGACAATTCAATAGCGTAGATTTCGATCACAATTTTTCTGTACAGCAGTTTTTTCCGTTGGGAAACATTACAAAAGCCAACAGACAATTACAGGAAGAACTGGCGAAATTGGCTGAAAAGCGAAAGGCTTTATCTTCTTATGAAGTTGAAAAAGCAGTCACCTTGGCGTATTATCAATATTTGTATGGTGTTTCAGTTCAGAAATTAAACTCAGAATTAAACGAAATTTACACCAAATTTTTAAAGAACGCCGAACTCCGTTTTAAAACGGGAGAAAGCGGTAATATCGAAGTTATCAGCGCCAAAGCGAAAGTAAAAGAAATCGAAACCCAAAAAGCACAGTTAGAATACGACTTGGTGATGTACCAGAAGCAACTTCAGTTTTTTATTCAGACCAATGAAAACATTATTCCTGATGAAAATACAGCTTTGCAATATACATTCATAGAAAATCAGGAAACCTCACACGCAGAACTTCTCATGACCGATTTCTATCAACAGCAAATTTCGGTTTATCAAAAAGAAGCTGGAACTTTTAAAGCACTGCGAACTCCGAAAGTCGGTTTAGGTTATTTTGCGCAGACTATTAATACTGAATCGCTGTTTCAAGGTTTTACGGCAGGATTGCAGATTCCGTTGTTTGGAGGCGTGAATACGACAAAAGCTAAAGCGGCTGCAATTAATATTTCGCAGTCTCAAATGGCTTTGGATAAAAATAAAATGATTTTAAATCTGCAAAAAGAAGAATTACAGAATAATTTCCTAAAGCAGCAAAAGAATGTCGCCTATTATCAAAATGAAGGACTCCAATATGCGAATCAGATTATTGATACAGCGCAAAAAAGTTATGCCAATGGCGATATGAGTTACTGGTCGTACATCAGTTTTTTAAATCAGGCAATTGATATTAAAAAACAATTTGCAGAAGCCACGCACAGTTACAATCAAAGCGCCATCGAACTCCAATTTCCAACCATCAAAAACAATTAA